CCACCGATAATCAGATGGTCTACTTTATCTAAGATATTTTCAATCACGGTAATTTTAGAGGAAACTTTAGATCCTCCTAAAACTGCTGTTACTGGTTTGGCACTGCTTTTCAATACTTTATCAAGGCTTTCAATTTCTTTGGCCAATAAAAGACCAAATGCTTTATGTTCCGGGAAGAATTGTGCAATGATAGTAGTGGAAGCGTGTGCACGGTGTGCTGTTCCAAAAGCATCATTTACATAAATATCGCCCAGGGAAGCCAGTTCTTTTGCATAAGCAGTATCTCCCGCTTCTTCTTCGCCGTAGAAACGCAGGTTTTCCAATAGCAATACTTCACCCGGTTTCAGGTCTGCAGCCGCTTTTTGTGCTACTTCGCCTCTGCTGTCTGCTACAAATTTTACAGTCACACCAAGTACTTCAGAAGCTTTGGCTACGATATGTTCCAGCGAATATTTAGCTTCTTTTCCTTTTGGCCTTCCCAGGTGGGACATCAGGATTACACTTCCACCCTGCTTCAGGATGGCATCGATCGTAGGTTTTGCCGCTTCGATTCGCGTAGCATCTGTTACTTTAAAATGATCATCCAAAGGCACATTAAAATCTACCCTAACCAATGCTTTTTTATCCTTGAAATCGAAATCCTGTAAAGTTTTCATAGTTGTGACTTTTATTTATTTAAAATTTGTGACCGACAAATATAACTTTTTCCATCAAAAAAATATCTCAAAAAGCTATTAATGAATTGTTACGATCCTACGAAAACGTTTTCTTTTTCGCATGTTCCCTGCTTTTATCTCCATTTCAAATCCTGAACTCCGGCCAGCGGATGTAAAAAACGCTGTACAAGTGTGGCACTTACTACAGCGTTTTTTACAGTTTCCCAAAATGCATCAGGAACGGTATTCTTCCAGTTGCACGGTAACGGATTCCACATCACCACCAATAGGTGGATTGAGTTTCGAAACCCCGAGGATGATGGTCGAAACGGAGGGAATCTCCCTGAAAATGCGTTGTACGATACGATGTGCGACGTGCTCCAGCAATTTGGAACGGATCGCCATCTCTTCCTTGACTATTCGGTTCAGTTGCACATAGTCTACGGTATCATGCAATTCGTCTGTTTCCATAGATTTGCGCATGTCTGTTTTGATCTCCAGATCGACAGCATAATCCGAGCCGATTTTGCTTTCTTCTACCAGGCATCCGTGGTAGGAAAAAGTACGTATATTTTTTAGCTTAATAATTCCCATATCACAAAGATATCAGGAAAAATTAAAAGGTACAAGAACAATTACTAATGCCCTGGAAAATATCCACACCCAACGTCACCATATGGGTTCCGGAGTTGTGGGACATCAGGTTGTTTGTCGTTACCTGATAGGAATAGGCAAAGTAAAAACTACCGGATTTCAGTCCTGCCATTGGCCCGATATTCAGGGGGCTTCCAAGTTGGTCATTCAGGAAACGATAGGAAACACCACCCCATACATAATCTTCGCCATTCTTGCTTCTCTTGCGCAACTTCAGGTTCAAATCGGTTGTGGACCGGCCGTCACTTTCAAAAAGCTGAATATACATCGACGGCTCTACTTCGAGGTCGGAATATTTTTTCTTGAAGGTGTATCCGGTATACAGTTGGTAATTGCGTAATACATTAGGCTCATTGATTGCCAGGTCGTTCAGGTCTTTGTTCAGGATATTGCTCGCCGCAAGGCTGATATAAAACTCTTCGAAACGGTACAGGGCCGAAACATCAAAATTATGATTCACCGCAGACCGATCATTGGTCACACCCATATCGGGACCATTGAAGTTCTCAATTTGCAGGCGGAACTGGTTCATGTTGTAGGACAATCCCAAAGACAGGAATTCGTCACTGTACTTGTCCAGGATCAGGTGGTGTGCAAACGAAAATTTGGCTCCCGACTGGCGTGTATTCCCATTCTTGTCATTGTACAGGAAAACGCCGATCCCGGAGCGATCGCCAAGCCGCATATCGGCAGCCAGCGACTGGTTATCCGGAGCATCTTTGATCCCCACCCATTGCGTAAGCCCATTGAGCCGGATTTGCACGTTATCCCCAATTCCCGCATACGAGGGCGCAATCACAAAACGATTTTCCGCCAGGTATTGTGTAAAAGTCGGAATCGCCAGTTCTTGTGCCTTCGCATTCCAAAGGCAACCTAAAAAACACAGTGTGTAAATTTTTTTCATGGTATTTATGGTTTAAATATCCCGTTACTGGCTCTCACCGCGGTAGGCAGGTATATTGCTATACCTGCCGCTACGGCGACCCAATCCGGGTCATTGATTATTTATCGGTAAATGGTGACATGACCTACAATTTCACGGTTCGTCCCATTGTTCAGGCTAATGACATACCAGTAATCTCCGGAAGACAGGGCGTGGCCTTCATAGGTTCCATCCCAACTTTGCCCTTTGCGGATCGTGGCTACTTTCCGGCCACTACGGTCATAAATGTCCGTATTGATTTTCGGGTAGTGTTCGATCTTTACTGGTGTCCAGGTGTCATTTTCCCCATCTGCATTCGGTGTGAAGAAATTCGGGATCTCAATGTCAATGAACGTTACTGCTATGATCGCAAAGGCTTCACAACCGTTACTGTCGATCACCTTGACTACATAATTCCCCGATTGTGTAAATACATACACCGGATTCGTCCCGTTGTCATGATCGTTAAAATAATAACGGTAGCCCGGACGTCCTCCCCCGGCAACAGCCCGGATCTGGTTCAGCCCTTCTTCTGCAGCACTAACAATTAGTGGCGCTACTGCAATAACGGTTACCGTTATGGGCTGTATGCAACCGCTTGTATGGGCTATTTCAATCGTATGGGTTCCAGCCGGCACGTTATTGAAAACGTTTTCCAGTTGTGTTATCCCATTCAGCGTATACAACACTTCATTACTAATTTCCGGATTTACGGTAATCGTAACGGTATTCGCCTGACGGTTGCCTACACAACCATATGTTACTGTTGCACTGGCCACAATATGTACAGCAGCAACCATCGGCACAGCGAAATCTGTAGTACAACCTGTCGCATCACGTACCACGATATGGTGTGTCTGCCCTCCGCTCAGATTATTGAATTCCAGTTGTCCTGTTACAAACGGCCCGTTATTGATACTGGTAGCATACGGAGCAACGCCCCCCGCTACAGCCATCACAATCGTACCATCTGCATCTCCGAAACAAACTTCCGGCAGTACCGAAACTAATGCAGGCACTAAAGGTGCAGGGCCGGTAATCAGTACATTGAGTGGCTGTATACAGCCATTGCTGTCTTTTACCCGTACTACATAAAGTCCGGTCTCCAGGTTCTCAAAAATATTGGAAGCACTGTAGTTCTCTAAGTTCGGGCTGATCGAATATTCATAAGGCCGCGTTCCAGCGGTTACATTCACTGTAATCTTTCCTGAAGGTGTGTTTCCACAAACCAGATGCTCCACTACTGTTGTGGCGATTACCTGGCTTCGGAATTCCACCGTAAACGGCATGATCTCCTCACAACCATTACTATGCTTCACATGGTACAGGTGGTTTCCGGGTGCAATATTGGTAAAGGTATTGGCTATCTGGTAGCTTCCTCCATCCAGTGCAAACGTTACATCGGCAGCGACTGCCGGATTTACTGTAATCACCAGTTCATTGTCCGGTGTATTATTAAAGCAACTGTAATTCATGACATGGGTAGGATTCAGGGCTACTGAAGCAGCCAGGCTTACGGTTCTTGCTATGGTACATCCATTGGCATCGCGGATATAAATAGTATAATCCTGCCCACCGCTTAGGTTGTCATAGAGTACCTTCCCGACTACAAAGTCACCATCCATATCGGAATCCAGGCTGGTTGCATACGGCGCAACACCGCCTCCGGGCGTGATCCTGATGCTTCCTGTATTCGATCCGGAGCAAAGCTCCTCGCTTTCCACTACTACATTGGCAGTAAGGGCAGCAGGCTCAGTTACGGTCAATAGCAGGGCTTGATAACAGCCATTGGCATCCTGCACACCAACAATATAATCTCCTGCAACCAGGTTGTTGAATTCCGGATTGGTGGACCATTGGTTCAGGTTAGGCGAAATTGCATACATAATTATTCCTGTTCCGCCGGTAGCATTAATGGAAATGCTTCCTGTAGCCTGTCCGGCACACGATACAGACTGTACCGTTGGCACTATTGTCAATGGAGCAGGCTCCGCAATAACGATAACGGCTGAAATTCTTTCACAGTCCTGGCTGATCACTTTTACGGTATAATTCCCGGAACCCAATCCGTTGAAGAGGCCGCTGGCTTGTGGCCCTGCTACGATTGTATTGGTCGTGGCATTCCATAACTCATAAACGTAGCTTCCTAAACCGCCGGTGGCTGTCGCTGCAATAATAGCATTCGCCTGTCCGGAACAATTGACTACAGCTCCTGAAGTGTCGATGCTAATATCCAGTACGGGAACCGGTAAAATGGTTACCGTATTGGTCGCACTGCTACAGCCATTGGCATCCTGAATATAGTACGTATACGTACCCGCCGGAACACTGAAGTTCGGATTATTGGTGAAATTTATATTATCGGTACTGTATTGGTAAGGTGCTGTTCCACCACTGCCGACGATCGTCAACAAGGCTTCCCTTACACACCCTAATGCTACCGTTTCCGAAAGTACTCCTACCAATGCGGTAGGTTGTGTAATCGTAATTGGTGTGGCAGTTGCCTCACATGTCCAGGTATCTCGAACCGTAACGGTATAGGTTCCGGCTCCCAGCCCTGTAAATACAGGATTGGATTGTGGGCCGGTAACCTGTCCACTTTCGGCATGGGTCAATGTATATTGGTAATTCATGCCCTGCCCTCCGGTTGCTATAGCTGTAATTGTGGCTGTAGTATCTCCATAACAGCTTACTGCCGCGGTATCTGCCGTAGCGTTTACTACTATTGGCTGAGGCAGTTCGAGTACTATGGTATCGGTTGCCACACAACCCTGGTTGTCTTTTACGCTTACTAAATAACTTCCCGCTTCGAGGTTGCTAAATAATGCATTACTGTCATAATCCTGGAAAACAAAACCGGTTACTGCATCTTTTAATTCATACAGATACGTTCCATACCCACCGTTGGCATTCGCCCATAGGACGCCACGGTCATTGGTACAGGTTACGTTTGCATTTTCCACCAAAACCACCTGCAAGGCAGTAATTGGGGAACCAATGGTAACAGTATTGGATGGTTTGCCACAGAAAGGGGTATCGATAGCGATAACTTCCACACTATGGTTTCCTCCAGGTATATCATTGATGATTAACGGATTGACATCGGTATGCCCTATTCCATATTGCACTTCAGTTCCGGCACTATTCAAAACCCTGAATGTATAGGCTCCCGTATAGCCTGCTATGGAAATACGTAAGGCTCCGTCTGTTGCTCCAAGGCAACTCACCGGAGTGATCGCCATTGCAGTAACCACCATCGTATCAAAGTCCTGTACCTGATGGCTCGCAATCACGCTACAACCTGTAGCGGTATCGGTCACCTCAAAATAATACATCCCTACTGTTGCGAGTGGAAATACCGGAGTCGTTTCCGGGGTCCCAAGAGGCAATAACCTGTAGGTATAGCTTCCTGAACCACCGTTTACATCTACTGTTACCAATTCCGGATTATTACAGGTGATTCCCTGTAGTATCGAAACGGTAGCATCCTGCAGGGCAACATAGGCCGGAACAGTTACTATGGTCGTTCCTTCACAGGCATTGCTATCATAAGCACGGATGATGATTTGCATACCATTGGTATCAGTAACCACATATACCGGATTGGTACCGCTTTGCAGTACAGTCCCTGTCGCAGCATCTTCAAAAATATAGGACACATAGGTTCCGTTTCCTCCTGTAAGCTGCGAAGGATCAATTGTAATAAAGGCATTGTTTGGATTGTTACCGGCGGCACACCTGAATGGCGTCACCGTTACTGCTACTGCTGGGATAATTACCCCGGCAGGTTGTGCTACGGTAACCTCCAGGTCCTCACGGCATTCCTTACCGGATTTTACACTAACCTGGTACACTCCTGCTGACAATCCTGTGAACACAGGCGTATCCTGCCACGTCATACCATTGTCTTTGCTGTATTGGTATGGGGTATCGCTATTCCCGGGAGCTAAAACTACCGTGATGCTACCATCGTCACCGCCAAAACAACTTGCGGCCGTAGGTGTAGCCGTAAATGTTACGGCTATCGGATCATGCAGGGTTACCGAAAGTGGCATCTCACAAGTAGTCACCATATCCCGGATCATTACAGTATAGGTACCTCCGGAAAGGCCTGTAAAATCATTCGCCGATCCAAAAGGAACGAGGATCCCTCCTGCACTATCGCGCAATTCATATTCAAAATTCCCGGAACCACCGACAGGATTTACCCGTAGGGTTCCATCATCATTTGTACAATTTGGTTGTGTAGTCACGGGTATGCCCGGTATTATTGGGGCATAAATCTCAACCGTCACTGGTGGAATACCACAATCGTTAACGTCTTTTATAGTGACCGTATGGGTACCTGCTGCCAGGTTATCATAGGTAAAGGGTGCGGTCAGGTTCTGGAACATGCCGCCGTCAAGGCTATAACGGTAAGGGCCTACTCCTGTAGCTGTCATGGCTACGGCAATGGTAAAGGAACCATTGCCTCCAGTACACTGGTTGGTCACTACCGCCGTAATGGCCGGGGTAGGATCTGTAGGAACGGTAATAGCTACCGGAGCTGCCTGGATACAATTGTTGGCATCTTTAACATACACCCTATAGTCTCCACCATCAGTATATATCACATTTGCTGTTGTTCCTGCCCAGGTACCCACAGTGGGTGCAGGGCTTGTAGCAGGCAATAGTTCATATTCGTATGGAGCTACCCCACCAGCACCAACTGCTGTGATGATCCCTGAATCGGTAAAACAATTGGCGTTTTTATCCAGTGTCGCGGTTACGGAAAGCGCTACTGCAGCCTGGCTGATTGTAAAGGGCGATGAAGCCAGTTTACACTGGTCTGCACCCGGGTCTCCCCCTCTTTCCGTAAATACGATATAATATTCTCCAGGTGCCAGGTCGGTTTTAAAATCGGTTACCGTGATCGTTTGTCCCGGTGTCAGCCCGTTGGTATCTCCTGGTACTCCTATTGGTAAATTGCTAAAAGCGGAATGTAACTGGTATTCTACTGTTGTCGTTGTGTTATGATAATCGCTGAAAGTAAAGGAGATACTACCATCTGCAGCATCTTTACAGGTTACATTCTTTGGATCCATTACACTGGCCAGGTTCGAATAGGTTGGAATCGGTGACTCTGCCTGTTTGAAATAGTGGCAGCCCGTTGCCGTATCATATACTGCAAAACTATAGGTTGCCCCGGGGATTAACCCGGTGAAAGTATAACTCAGCCCATCCGGAGCATCCGATGGGAAAAATCCAGTCGGATAACGTTGTGCCGGATCGGTTATGATGGCAAACTCAAATGGGCCTCCCAAAAGGGAACCTCCCACCGTGACTTTTACATTCGCACCCGTAACACAGTCGAATGGCCCGGTAACTACCTCGATATCCAGGGATTCTGGTGGTGAAGCCACCGGGATATTGCTGGTTACAGATGGACAGTCATTGGCATCAATAACTTCTACCCTATAAAATCCAAAATCTACTACTGTAAAATCAAAATTAGGGGTATTAGTAGGCCCTTCCACCCCAATTTCAGTGCCTATACTGTTGTACAGTTTATAGGTATACGGAGCTGTTCCTCCGGAAACACCCTGGATATGGATAATTCCAAAAAGGGTACCTCCTGCAGGATCACAGGTAATGGGTGTGGTAGTAATGGTATAGGCAATCGGATCCGGTTGTGTAATGGTTAAAGGAGCTGTATCACTACATCCTTTTGCATCCGTTACGGTCACGATATAAGTGCCTGCCGGTAATCCCGAAACATAATCTGGATAAGGTGTCCCTGAGGTATCGGCTACAGTAATTACAAATGGCGCCTGGCCTTTTGCAGTATCGATCACCACACGGATCAAAGCTTTTCCATCATGACACCCAATCGGGCTGGTTACCGTGACACTTGTAATTTCAGGCAGTACAATTGGGTCAATAGTAATGATTGCAGTTTCACTACTGCACCCTAAAGCATCTGTCACTTTAAATCGGTAGTTTCCTGCAGTCGTTGTCATGTAGGTAAAATCAGTACCGGTAATAGGGGTTTCTGATCCGTATGCACTACCATCGATACTCACCTGGTACCGCAGTCCTGCTCTCCCTCCGGAAAGGGTCACTGTAATCAAAGCGTCTGTTACCGCAGTACAGTCAAGGCCTTTCGTCAGTATCGCATTTGCCGTCAGTGCAGCATCAATGGTTTGGGTTACCGTATCCGTACACCCATAGGCATCGGTTACGGTTATGGTATACTCTCCGGGTACCAGTCCTGCAAAAGTATTGCTGTTTTGCGCGGCTGCACCGTCAAGGCTATAGGAAAAAGGAGTGACACCATTGGCCACAGCCACAATAATGGTCGCTCCTGCTGCACCGAAGCAAAGGTCTGATGCCGGGTCAATTGTGGCTACAGGAGCCACAGTATCTATTATTTCAAAAGTTATCGGAGTACTGCAATTGGAAAGATCCGTCACGGTTACAGTATACGTTCCCGGGATAGTAAGCCCATCAAAACTACAAGTCGGCCCGGTGCTGCTTCCTGTGGCAGTGCCTCCGTCAGGATCTGTAAGCTGGTACGCATACGGGATGGTACCCCCGATAGTATTTACTACTGCACGCCCTCCTTCAATACAGGTTTTGGGTGTTACTACCGTGGTTACTTCAAGTTCATCAGGATCGGTAAATGTTACCGTTAATGGTATAATACAACTTACTCCATAATCGTTATAGGTATTTTTAACCAGTATAGTACGGGTTCCTACCTCAAAATAATATAGGATTGCTATATCCGCCATGTTGGCATACCAGGTAGTACCATTGTCTAAGCTAACTGCCCATTGTAAATCCCCACTATTCGGATCGCCTGGATTCTCAACCGCTATAGTAACGGTTCCATCAGCTCCGCCATGGCAGCTGATTGGGGTCGTACTTTGTACCCTGGCGCGGAATTCCGTATCGCCAACAGTTACCGGGACTGGGAAGCTACGCTCGCACACTTCCGGCAACTGGTATACTTCAATATCATCCAGCGCCAGGTCATTTCCTCCCGTCACGATTGAATTGGTACGGATTACAAAATTAAGCTGGGTATTGGTCCCCGGATTCAAATGCACTTCATACCGGTTCCAAATATTATTTTTAGGAATATCGCCCGTATCCTGGGATTGAATTACGGTTCCTGAACCATCCACCAGCTGTACCAGCATGTTAGGCGCACGACCTCCAGAAGTACTTCGCAGCAAGTTCATTGCATAAAAAGAGATGATCAGGTCCTGACCAGGGTAAATATCATTGATTTGTTTTTCGTAAATCACACCCTGAAGTCCCGCAACTACACCTACATTAAGGGCCAGGAAGCGACCACCCGCATTACCCGTATGATCTCTTGTGGCTACCCACGCAGGATTGTTTGGATTAAGCATCTGGGTTACACAATATTCTCCATCAGCCAAACGAGAGTCTGTACCACAGGTTCCCCCAGGTGTCTGCGCCTCATAACAATATACCGGATCAATATTCGGGATTGCCGTATTGGCTCCTGCTCCAAAATCCTCCCGCAGCAGTATACTGCTGTGCGGTAACGAAACTTGTATATAATTTGTGGTAATTTCATGATATCCCGGAGTAACGTTTGTAAACACATTGCTCAATTGCATCGTCCCTCCATCAAGGGCATAGGTATAGCTAAACTCGCTGCTGTTACTTTCTACAGTAATTACCGAAGTTCCGTCACAGCTGCTCACCACTACCGGTGTAAAGACCGGCGTAGCTGGCGCAGCTTCAATCACCACGGTCATGGGATAACTGCAGTTTACGGCATCTTTAATATAGACGGTATAGGTTCCGGCATCCAGAAAACCAACACCTGATGGGGCAAAATTCACTCCGTCAAAACTATAGGTATAGGGTGCTACACCCCCTTCAGGATTGGTAATCCGTACCTCGGCCTTATGGGTTGTCGGGTCGCAACTCGCGTCCCGCGTAATATTGACAGAGGCTGTCAGGGCTCGTGCAGGGCCTGTAATGACTACAGGCTGTGCAGGGCTTTCACAATAGATATTGATTATTGTTCCAAAAGGATCGGTTTCCGTTCTTACGACATAACGGATCTTTGCCGTATAAGTCCCCGGATTG
The Flavobacterium kingsejongi genome window above contains:
- a CDS encoding phosphoglycerate kinase yields the protein MKTLQDFDFKDKKALVRVDFNVPLDDHFKVTDATRIEAAKPTIDAILKQGGSVILMSHLGRPKGKEAKYSLEHIVAKASEVLGVTVKFVADSRGEVAQKAAADLKPGEVLLLENLRFYGEEEAGDTAYAKELASLGDIYVNDAFGTAHRAHASTTIIAQFFPEHKAFGLLLAKEIESLDKVLKSSAKPVTAVLGGSKVSSKITVIENILDKVDHLIIGGGMTFTFIKAQGGKIGDSICEDDKQELALEILALAKQKNVQIHLPVDVIAADNFSNDAATQVVDVTKIPDGWQGLDAGPKSLEQFKKIILESKTILWNGPLGVFEMENFAKGTIALGNFIAEATEKGAFSLVGGGDSVAAVKQFGLEEKMSYVSTGGGAMLEMLEGKTLPGIAAILD
- the folB gene encoding dihydroneopterin aldolase; amino-acid sequence: MGIIKLKNIRTFSYHGCLVEESKIGSDYAVDLEIKTDMRKSMETDELHDTVDYVQLNRIVKEEMAIRSKLLEHVAHRIVQRIFREIPSVSTIILGVSKLNPPIGGDVESVTVQLEEYRS
- a CDS encoding type IX secretion system membrane protein PorP/SprF, whose product is MKKIYTLCFLGCLWNAKAQELAIPTFTQYLAENRFVIAPSYAGIGDNVQIRLNGLTQWVGIKDAPDNQSLAADMRLGDRSGIGVFLYNDKNGNTRQSGAKFSFAHHLILDKYSDEFLSLGLSYNMNQFRLQIENFNGPDMGVTNDRSAVNHNFDVSALYRFEEFYISLAASNILNKDLNDLAINEPNVLRNYQLYTGYTFKKKYSDLEVEPSMYIQLFESDGRSTTDLNLKLRKRSKNGEDYVWGGVSYRFLNDQLGSPLNIGPMAGLKSGSFYFAYSYQVTTNNLMSHNSGTHMVTLGVDIFQGISNCSCTF
- a CDS encoding T9SS type B sorting domain-containing protein — its product is MIKKLHFLALAFVLSIPLLQAQTGLTAIATPSSCLNNGTITVRYTGTPAPTIWGIAPAPFNPSQIISGSDPLFTDLEPGDYFYGYYNGSTFVKSNTPVRVTSSYSSISPTFDAVQTKAYRYAYCGTDVPLGYINSRVVGGNAPYNITLTASDGTIVETQVGNAQGFAFFRDLAPGTYTLSAMDACSTIVNGPSLTVEASIPYTTFSVSGGNNSPPESAFEVIYNVPGQICSGIASATIKVLGFVVGKDIYDVTTASPTTVFYGTKTINYKLEIQNESGGFDVYENLPAVAGSFPMPTDRDKWGIVRLTVTICGIERVSTSDLSAYTRFKKRPFASIYTELRDDPANTACLRSGKVLLSTDSWNNGQTLGCEPYAIAATEQETGIVLRDTIGLSIGKRFPTLLLEIGKTYTIEYTDASGDVATNYLFTNKTTSPAPSKPSVLNPVYLDPALYAPLDPVAAVQYTAGLSPQNFGKSALVFTGLSQLTVPIKISTISGPDTFDTTYNTLPTSGYIGVSNNLTPGTYRFRVQDAVCFDQEYDIVLDSYIDSVALENLTAVPATGGVCDRYIKSGRVAVNVVGSYLNSSGSNPIGYVYSSNIRLYARIVSGPTGLTNYYGGNPALIGTNSGYNFAFGADLPGDYEVGLSYTYSTTALLPPSQVVPGTAIAAITVAPNFPSFDLSGSGGSICNGNTVGDLTVKVDNSPGTITYFIKKDTDANYPPTGQTNNVFTGLLPGVYQVKAKNSFYEVEQQFRMLSPGTGVGDIIEGTTDYCVGEALQLAVLPLGPITSITWTLPDNTTSTDYVLNIPNVGIADSGVYQVTVVTVSGCTFTQSVQVSVKREGTATDLEVEDVLFCKGETVTFTASSSTITNPVFTWYNDPAMTTVVATGPSFTTPALTANRSYFVTVAGEEVCTKNTVGQIVEAQLKPLATAADIDASNVFVCYGQQGRFDASSITVTNPIFRWYRWGSGGYTLLHTGSSFTPDEAPDATHNWPFIVTVSGDNKCEKLVNPIVGADVKEVSLIGKRPAVASDITGVADTTICLGMGFEMIAQTWVTGGEITWYADEALTQVLATGGYFSASPLVTTDYYVTVESPGVCKNLPTTAKKVVVTVKAVDTPVSERTVVLCGSSVVVNATAGYDSYVWTDNSTGATIGTTREITLTATGSYTVVGTTLCTILTEEITVVPFLGMTTHPIAIFGDETAICPNDLSEMVKIALCGATDSREITISITDVDSISWEQLDEGSCTTSLPDNCANIGPGCAWTERATGNVFSADTAGQWRIILRYQNGCSQTFYFNIYKNILDPKVKVQDKICSIEGAILVTNVPATGYEFSLDSATGPWTSNPSFTNVTPGVYSVYIKATDITSNPNQCVFILDAITVRDLVPSITVTPTSPVTCMNRNGSIHIVMTDGAPQYLYELYDGTLRIASSGLLNGPDDYEYTFDSVNPGQYTVKVTLDSGCEFTEAVEIVPLVPFVVTATVTRPITCEPGEITLSVSGGTAPYMYFFNGIGSPNPVFELPTSGYISISASDSAGCTDTHLLIMDPPVTPVWTVAGSSVQCFGTATGTILFSVTTDYGFIPEYSIDNGSSYQSASLFTGLNPGTYTAKIRYVVRTETDPFGTIINIYCESPAQPVVITGPARALTASVNITRDASCDPTTHKAEVRITNPEGGVAPYTYSFDGVNFAPSGVGFLDAGTYTVYIKDAVNCSYPMTVVIEAAPATPVFTPVVVSSCDGTSVITVESNSSEFSYTYALDGGTMQLSNVFTNVTPGYHEITTNYIQVSLPHSSILLREDFGAGANTAIPNIDPVYCYEAQTPGGTCGTDSRLADGEYCVTQMLNPNNPAWVATRDHTGNAGGRFLALNVGVVAGLQGVIYEKQINDIYPGQDLIISFYAMNLLRSTSGGRAPNMLVQLVDGSGTVIQSQDTGDIPKNNIWNRYEVHLNPGTNTQLNFVIRTNSIVTGGNDLALDDIEVYQLPEVCERSFPVPVTVGDTEFRARVQSTTPISCHGGADGTVTIAVENPGDPNSGDLQWAVSLDNGTTWYANMADIAILYYFEVGTRTILVKNTYNDYGVSCIIPLTVTFTDPDELEVTTVVTPKTCIEGGRAVVNTIGGTIPYAYQLTDPDGGTATGSSTGPTCSFDGLTIPGTYTVTVTDLSNCSTPITFEIIDTVAPVATIDPASDLCFGAAGATIIVAVANGVTPFSYSLDGAAAQNSNTFAGLVPGEYTITVTDAYGCTDTVTQTIDAALTANAILTKGLDCTAVTDALITVTLSGGRAGLRYQVSIDGSAYGSETPITGTDFTYMTTTAGNYRFKVTDALGCSSETAIITIDPIVLPEITSVTVTSPIGCHDGKALIRVVIDTAKGQAPFVITVADTSGTPYPDYVSGLPAGTYIVTVTDAKGCSDTAPLTITQPDPIAYTITTTPITCDPAGGTLFGIIHIQGVSGGTAPYTYKLYNSIGTEIGVEGPTNTPNFDFTVVDFGFYRVEVIDANDCPSVTSNIPVASPPESLDIEVVTGPFDCVTGANVKVTVGGSLLGGPFEFAIITDPAQRYPTGFFPSDAPDGLSYTFTGLIPGATYSFAVYDTATGCHYFKQAESPIPTYSNLASVMDPKNVTCKDAADGSISFTFSDYHNTTTTVEYQLHSAFSNLPIGVPGDTNGLTPGQTITVTDFKTDLAPGEYYIVFTERGGDPGADQCKLASSPFTISQAAVALSVTATLDKNANCFTDSGIITAVGAGGVAPYEYELLPATSPAPTVGTWAGTTANVIYTDGGDYRVYVKDANNCIQAAPVAITVPTDPTPAITAVVTNQCTGGNGSFTIAVAMTATGVGPYRYSLDGGMFQNLTAPFTYDNLAAGTHTVTIKDVNDCGIPPVTVEIYAPIIPGIPVTTQPNCTNDDGTLRVNPVGGSGNFEYELRDSAGGILVPFGSANDFTGLSGGTYTVMIRDMVTTCEMPLSVTLHDPIAVTFTATPTAASCFGGDDGSITVVLAPGNSDTPYQYSKDNGMTWQDTPVFTGLSAGVYQVSVKSGKECREDLEVTVAQPAGVIIPAVAVTVTPFRCAAGNNPNNAFITIDPSQLTGGNGTYVSYIFEDAATGTVLQSGTNPVYVVTDTNGMQIIIRAYDSNACEGTTIVTVPAYVALQDATVSILQGITCNNPELVTVDVNGGSGSYTYRLLPLGTPETTPVFPLATVGMYYFEVTDTATGCSVIASHQVQDFDTMVVTAMAITPVSCLGATDGALRISIAGYTGAYTFRVLNSAGTEVQYGIGHTDVNPLIINDIPGGNHSVEVIAIDTPFCGKPSNTVTIGSPITALQVVLVENANVTCTNDRGVLWANANGGYGTYLYELKDAVTGFVFQDYDSNALFSNLEAGSYLVSVKDNQGCVATDTIVLELPQPIVVNATADTAAVSCYGDTTATITAIATGGQGMNYQYTLTHAESGQVTGPQSNPVFTGLGAGTYTVTVRDTWTCEATATPITITQPTALVGVLSETVALGCVREALLTIVGSGGTAPYQYSTDNINFTNNPNFSVPAGTYTYYIQDANGCSSATNTVTILPVPVLDISIDTSGAVVNCSGQANAIIAATATGGLGSYVYELWNATTNTIVAGPQASGLFNGLGSGNYTVKVISQDCERISAVIVIAEPAPLTIVPTVQSVSCAGQATGSISINATGGTGIIMYAISPNLNQWSTNPEFNNLVAGDYIVGVQDANGCYQALLLTVTEPAALTANVVVESEELCSGSNTGSIRITPGGGVAPYATSLDSDMDGDFVVGKVLYDNLSGGQDYTIYIRDANGCTIARTVSLAASVALNPTHVMNYSCFNNTPDNELVITVNPAVAADVTFALDGGSYQIANTFTNIAPGNHLYHVKHSNGCEEIMPFTVEFRSQVIATTVVEHLVCGNTPSGKITVNVTAGTRPYEYSISPNLENYSASNIFENLETGLYVVRVKDSNGCIQPLNVLITGPAPLVPALVSVLPEVCFGDADGTIVMAVAGGVAPYATSINNGPFVTGQLEFNNLSGGQTHHIVVRDATGCTTDFAVPMVAAVHIVASATVTYGCVGNRQANTVTITVNPEISNEVLYTLNGITQLENVFNNVPAGTHTIEIAHTSGCIQPITVTVIAVAPLIVSAAEEGLNQIRAVAGGGRPGYRYYFNDHDNGTNPVYVFTQSGNYVVKVIDSNGCEAFAIIAVTFIDIEIPNFFTPNADGENDTWTPVKIEHYPKINTDIYDRSGRKVATIRKGQSWDGTYEGHALSSGDYWYVISLNNGTNREIVGHVTIYR